From Treponema rectale, one genomic window encodes:
- the deoD gene encoding purine-nucleoside phosphorylase, which translates to MSTHINAPEGAIADSVLLPGDPLRAKFIAENFLTDAKCYNEVRGMYGFTGTYKGKKVSVQGTGMGQPSLSIYVNELFQFYGVQKAIRVGTCGAVRKDIALREVILAQGACSDSGLNTMRFNGLHYAPIADFDLLKNAYEASVAKGLKTNVGNIVSSDMFYDPKSNWKLWAEYGAMGVEMEAAELYTLAAKFNRKALAVLTVSDHILLGGETTAEERQTTFTNMIEIALEAITK; encoded by the coding sequence TTGAGTACACACATTAACGCACCAGAGGGAGCTATTGCAGATTCAGTTCTTCTCCCGGGAGATCCTTTAAGGGCAAAATTTATTGCAGAAAATTTTTTAACGGATGCAAAATGCTATAATGAAGTCCGTGGAATGTACGGTTTTACAGGAACCTACAAGGGTAAGAAGGTTTCTGTTCAGGGCACCGGTATGGGGCAGCCGTCTCTTTCTATTTATGTAAATGAACTTTTCCAGTTTTATGGAGTTCAGAAGGCTATTCGTGTAGGTACTTGCGGCGCCGTAAGAAAAGACATTGCCCTTCGTGAAGTTATTCTTGCACAGGGTGCCTGTTCTGATTCAGGACTTAACACCATGAGGTTTAACGGACTTCATTATGCTCCGATTGCAGATTTTGACCTGCTTAAGAATGCTTATGAAGCCAGCGTTGCAAAAGGACTTAAAACAAATGTAGGTAATATTGTTTCCAGCGATATGTTCTATGATCCAAAATCAAACTGGAAGCTGTGGGCAGAATATGGTGCAATGGGTGTAGAAATGGAAGCTGCCGAGCTTTATACACTTGCTGCAAAGTTTAACAGAAAGGCTCTTGCCGTTCTTACTGTAAGTGATCATATTCTTCTTGGCGGCGAGACAACTGCAGAAGAAAGACAGACAACATTTACAAATATGATAGAAATCGCTCTCGAAGCAATAACAAAATAA